From Zea mays cultivar B73 chromosome 3, Zm-B73-REFERENCE-NAM-5.0, whole genome shotgun sequence:
TGTCCACCTCCACCCGTGCATTCGGCATCCATCTGTCATCTAGTATTATATACAGTACATTCATTCGCTTCGCCACGTACGTTCAGCATCGTCGTCTTTCGAAAAATGTGGTTCGGTGGCGGACCCATCGACGCGGCGGGCGCGCTGCGCGGCTTCGTGCGGGAAGCAGGCGGGTGCGCGGTGGTGGACGGGGGTCTCGGCACGGAGCTGGAGGCGCACGGCGCGGACCTGCACGACGCGCTCTGGAGCGCCAAGTGCCTCGCCTCCGCCCCGCATCTCATCCGCAAGGTCAAGCACCAGCCCACCACCGCGCGCGAGTCGGCTAAAACTACTACGCGATGGTTGCTATCACAACTCACAAGCGATTTTGTCCCTGGAAAAAAAAGCACAGGTCCATCTGGACTACCTCGAAGCAGGCGCGGACGTCATAATCTCTGCGTCCTACCAGGTGCGCGCGTGGACCGTGGACGACATGCATTGCATGCCCTTTCCGGCATCGTACTTGTCTCTCTCTTTGCGCACGCGCGCGGGTTTGACTTGACCTGTGGACCGTATCACAACGTCACGGCGATGGGCCGTCGCTGGCGCATGCACGCAGGCCACGATCGAGGGGTTCCAGTCGAGGGGCTTCTCGCGGGACGAGAGCGAGGAGCTGCTGCGGCGTAGCGTGCACGTCGCGCAGGAGGCGCGCAGGGTCTTCGCGGCGGAGGGCGACAGGTCATCGCGCCGCGGACGCCCGCCGGCGCTGGTGGCGGCCTCGGTCGGGAGCTACGGGGCGTACCGGGCAGACGGCTCCGAGTACAGGCACGTACGCATCGCATGCATGAACGTCTCGAGTCGACAGTTGCTTACTGGGAGTAGTTGTTGCTGTTGTGTTTACGCAGCGGGGATTATGGAAAATcgatgacgaaagaagatctgaAGAACTTCCACAGGAGGCGGCTGCAGGTGCTGGCAGGCGCGGGGCCCGACCTCATCGCCTTCGAGACGATCCCAAACAAACTCGAAGCGCAGGTAAATTATATTATACGCGTAGCAAATGTGTTTCATTTGCAAATACGTTGCCGTGCTATATGGCTACCGGTACGTGAGCCTGCTGCAGGTCTACgctgagctcctcgaggagaacgGCATACGGATCCCAGCCTGGTTCTCCTTCACTTCCAAGGACGGGGTGAACGCGGCGAGCGGAGACCCGATCAACGAGTGCGCGGCCGTCGCTGATTCCTGCCCGAGGGTGGCCGCGGTCGGAGTGAACTGCACTGCTCCCAGGTTCATCCACGGGCTTATCCTCTCCATAAAGAAGGTGCGTCACTCTCGCTCTCTACTACGGGGGGAGACCAACACAAGCATTATTTGGAACTCCTGGCAACTGAATTTGTTTCCAGGTGACGAGCAAGccgatcgtcgtgtatccgaacaGCGGGGAGTCGTACGTCGCGGAGACGAACGAATGGGTGGTGCGCTAGCCTTCGTCACCAACTAACTGGTCGTTTCGTATCTGTGCTTGTTTTTGCGTTAACAGTGACAACAACGAACTTGCTTTGGGTCGGTCCTTCCACGCGTTGCAGGACTCGGACGGCGCCACGGGGACGGACGACTTCGTGTCGCGCGTCGGCGAGTGGAGGCGGGCGGGGGCCGCGCTCATCGGAGGGTGCTGCAGGACGAGCCCGGCCACGGTGCGAGCCATCGCGCGGGCGGTGCGCGAGGCGGAATACGACGATATCCCTGCCGTGGCCGTGCTCTAAGCTTTTGCTAGTTCTTCCATTCCCGGCGGAGAAACTGAAGACGGTCATCTTCGGCAATAAAGAACACACGCTCGAGTGCCACATTGTGCGCAGTTGTCTTTGATGTGGAGAAACTGGAGACGGCGATTCGTCGTCATGCTCACGTTCCTTCGGCAATAAAATGCACGTGCACGAGTGCCACATTGTTCGTAGTTTTGAACGTTCATGTGCACGAGTACAATCAGTTTACACTGATGGTACTGTTTCCTCGATCTGGATCTGCTCGGCTGCCTATTTTTTTCTACGTTGGCTGTAGCACAGCTGTCCTTGCAGCAGCACAAACAGCGCTGCATCACCGGCAGTCAATTTCCAACTTCCGCCGAGCACAAAGTGCACACCTAAACAAGCACCCTGGCAAGAAAGTTCCATGGCGCATCCTTTGCCAACCCAACGACACCACCACTGGAAGACTAATGTTTGGAGTAACCATCTACATAAGCATATTCGCTTTGTAATATATACCTTATCCGTTTTTTCAGAGGACAAACGTACTGTTCATATAGGTTAAATTTGCAGGCATGGGGAGCTACGCTAAGCCTGATCCAAAACATAGCGCAGGCTGATCTTCAGGGAATGCTCTGATGGTGATCAGACCGCAGCATTAAACGCTCTCAATTTAGCATCACAGCGACGATCCACCAAAAACAAGTCAACCACCCATGCCTCCAAACATTCCGCTCATCTCCTTCGATCCCATCTGTTTCATCAGAGACTGCAGACCGCCCATGCCACCAATCTGTTTAAGCATCTGCGGAGGAAGGGCCTTGCTCATCTGCTGAACATTCATGTTGCGGGTCAGTGCACTCATGTCCCCTTTCTTTTGGAGCTTGAGACCCTTCATCTTGCCCCAGATTTTAGCAAGTCGCTTGTACTCTTCCAGCATGTCCATGACATCCCTGACAGGCCGCCCAGACCCCCGTGCAATCCGAATGATCCGTGATTCAGTCATCAACTTAGGATTTGTGCTGTCAAGCTCTGAGACAAAAACTCAGGCATGAAGATTACAGTAATTTATATAAAGAAACGTTCTTGCACCACAAATTACCTGCATCAGTCATGGAATCCATCATTGTCATGTAGCGCTTAATCTTAGCCTGGCTTTCCTTCTCATGTCCTTTTGGCATTAGTTCAGCGCTAAACCCTGGCAACATAGAGAAGACCTGCAAATAAACGAAAATCATTTTTTTATTTGAGAGAGAAGTCCTGATCTATGATGTTAATGAATGATTCTGCTATCACTATGTTGGTTTTGACAAGATGTTCAAAGAAATTTCAAGGACCGAAGTAGTTAACCTGGCCAATAGGACCCATTTTAAGAAGGTTCTGGAACTGCTCATACATAAGCCTGAGACTAAAGCTTCCTTCAGACAGTTTCTGCAGAAGGTCAGGCTGTTGATCTGTAGGTATCACTTCATGAATCTTGTCCATAAAGCCTGACCAATCTCCCATACCTGTGAATCAAACAAAGAAAGGTTAGTGGAATGTCACACACATAAACATGTCAAAGCATGCCTTATATTTCCACTGACCTAACAGGCGACTAACAAATGGCTTCACATCAAAAACTTCAAAATCATCAATGTGCTCTCCAGTTCCAATGAATATAACAGGACTTTTTGTTGCTGCGACCCTGGAAAGAAACAAGGATACAAGATATGTTAAGCTGCTCATAGGGGTTCTGAAGCATTATGAGGTGTACAAGTAGTTGTTCAGTGAAAGGTATCCTAAACACACATGCATATGAAGGAACAAAACTTGTTACACCGACAGCAAGAACTAAAGACATGACAAACAAAGATAGTGCTGTACTGCTGTGCACACAGAAATCCATGACGAAGTACATTTATCCTGAATTGTGAATGCAGAAGCTGTTTTAAGAGTAACACCACACTATCCCATTATCCAATCTAGCCCCAATACTTCCTCAAAATTCGATGAACAGACCTTCATAGTTGAGTACTCATTACATCATTTCCTAGAACAAAATAATGTGGAATTATCTTCTGGAGAATGTATCCGTGTTGGAATGTGAACCCCAAACCCTAACGGGGGTTGGGCGATATATTAATAGGCTGAgtaaactgggccaggcccattacagaggggtgaGATGGACATTACACGGGGaagaccccaaaccctagacgggttagtctaacacccccccgcagtcacaactctatcctgtacagatgttgagactggatcgaaagtctaaaaatacactcgatggtaaccccttggtgaagatgtcggcgaactgcagcgtggtggggacgctgagaacacgaacgtcaccggcagcgacacgctcgcgaaCGAAGTGCAGGTcaatctccacgtgcttcgtgcgctgatgttgcacggggttggtggagaggtagaccgcgctgacgttgtcgcagtagacgagggtggcgcgctggaggggactgtggagctcgtagaggagctggcgcagccaggaggcctctgccacaccgttggccacggcacggtactcggcctcagcgctggagcgagagacgacgggctgtcgcttggcggcccaagagatgaggttggcgcccaggaacacggcgtaaccggaggtggaccggcgcgtatcgggacagccagcccagtcagcgtcggtgtagaccacgagctccgacgtcggggatggacggagaaggaggccgtagtcgagggagccgcggaggtagcgcagaatccgcttgagcgcggtgagatggggctcccgcggagtgtgcatatgcaggcacacctgctggacggcgtatgcgatgtcgggcctggagaaggtgaggtactggagcgcgccggtcaggctccggtaggacgtcgcgtcggcgaccggaggcccgtcgtcctcagatagtttcgcctgagtgtcgacaggcgtggagcagggcttgcagtcagacatgccagcccgctccaggatgtcgatggcgtactggcgctggtgaaggaagagaccctgaggccggcgctcggcggtgatgccgaggaagtggtgtaggggccccaggtccttcatcgcgaactcccgctggagggcgacgatcgtgcggtgtaggaggtcggcggtggatgccgtgagcacaatgtcgtcgacgtagagcaggaggtagacggtgtcgtcgccgcgccggtagatgaacagggacgtgtccgacttggcctcgacgaagccgatggaggccaggtaggaggcgaagcgactgtaccaggcccgtggtgcctgcttgaggccgtacagggaccgattcagccggcagaccagatccggacggtcagcgtcgacgaagccggtgggctggctacagtagacagtctccgtcagagtgccatggaggaaggcattcttgacgtcgagctgatggatcgcccagtcgcgggagagggcgagggagaggacggcgcgaacagtggcgaacttgacgacggggctgaaggtctcgtcgtagtccactccggggcgctgggtgaagccccgaaggacccaacgggccttgtagcggtcgagggagccgtccgaggtcagcttgtggtgaaagagccacttgccggtgaccacgttggtgcctggtggacgtggcaccaggtcccaggtgtggttggccaagagggccgcgtactcctcctccatagcacgacgccaatgtgggtcggcgagggcagtgcgaacggaggagggcaccggggaagcgtcgggtggagtgctggACGTAGCAGCAgccaggatcagccggtcgacggggcgaagaacgccagcggcgcgccgagtcaccattgggtggacgtgcccggggtcgcggtggatggcgactgggtggtatacggacgactcggagcgaaccgccggaacgtcgagagcggcggtagtggccggctcgcggcggtgatagacgacggcagggtcggcgaagcgggccgcgctcgtcgacgggcctgagtcggggggcgccgaggtagtggcgtggccgcggcggtggtagacgagcgtggggttggcgaagcgagccggggtcgacggggccgcgcgtggcgtagGAAGGATcggcggggccgcgcgtggcgcaggcgtggtcgacggggccgcgcgtggcgcaggcaggatcgaGGGGGCCGCGCATGACGCAGGCATGATCGTCGTGGCCGCGcgaggcgcaggcggggtcgacggcgcCGCACGTGGCGCTGGGATGGGCGCGAGCGGTGGCGTCGtggctgcacgaggagcaggtaacggcgcaaggcgtggcgccgggggtgggggggaaccggatcggactcgaggagtgagtcgagatcggtgggtgtggtggagcctgcaaggggaaacacatcttcgtcgaagacgacgtgacgagagatgatgatgcggtgggaggtgaggtccagacaccgataccccttgtggtcaggggagtagccgaggaagaggcagcgagtggagcgaggagagagcttgttaggggcggtagcggaagtgttagggtagcaggcacagccaaacacgcgcaggtggtcgtaggaaggggctgtgccgtacagggcgaagtgaggtgtagggtggctcaccgccttcgagggaagacggttgaggagatgcgtggcggtatgaagggcctctgcccagtaggttgcagggagagacgcctgaaagagaagacagcagatcatgttggtggtggtgcggatcatgcg
This genomic window contains:
- the LOC541876 gene encoding homocysteine S-methyltransferase 4 is translated as MWFGGGPIDAAGALRGFVREAGGCAVVDGGLGTELEAHGADLHDALWSAKCLASAPHLIRKVHLDYLEAGADVIISASYQATIEGFQSRGFSRDESEELLRRSVHVAQEARRVFAAEGDRSSRRGRPPALVAASVGSYGAYRADGSEYSGDYGKSMTKEDLKNFHRRRLQVLAGAGPDLIAFETIPNKLEAQVYAELLEENGIRIPAWFSFTSKDGVNAASGDPINECAAVADSCPRVAAVGVNCTAPRFIHGLILSIKKVTSKPIVVYPNSGESYVAETNEWVDSDGATGTDDFVSRVGEWRRAGAALIGGCCRTSPATVRAIARAVREAEYDDIPAVAVL